GGTTAGATCGCCGGATCTTACCACCGTTCGTCCAGTACATTTTGCTATTGCCCACATCCAGCGCAATGTCGAATGGATCACTCAATCCTGTGGTAACGAGGTCTTCCACATTGGACCCATCCAAGTTAGATCGCTGAATCTTCAACTTCTCAGCACCAACGCCATCGTCTCCCCAGTACATTTTGCTATTGCCCACATCCAGCGCTATGCCTACTGGATCACTCAATCCCGTGACGAGGTCTTCCACATTGGACCCATCCAAGTTAGATCGCTGAATCTTATCCGCAGACCGATCCGTCCAGTACATCTTGTCGCTATTCACATCCAGCGCGATGCCGAATGGACCACGCAATCCCGTAACGAGGTCTTCAACATTGGATCCATCCAAGTTAGATCGCTGAATCTTGCCCGTGCCATAGTCTGTCCAGTACATCTTGCTGTTACCCACATCCAGCGCTATGCCCTGTGAATGACTCAATCCCGTAACGAGGTCTTCAACATTGGATCCATCCAGGTTAGACCGCTGAATCTTATCAGTGCCATAGTCTGTCCAGTACATCTTGCTGTTACCCACATCCAGCGCTATGCCAAGTGGACCACCACGCAATCTCGTGGTTAAGATGACAAGGTCTTCAACATTGGATCCATCCAGGTTAGACCGCTGAATCTTGTCCGTGGTATAGTCCGTCCAGTACATCTTTGGCGTGCCGCTGCCGTCACCGCAATCGACAACGCCGCTCTTGTTCTCGATGCCTTCCAGCCACGCCTGGAACGCCTCATCTGTCGGCGCGCACAACCCCGTGTCTGCAAGATACAAATACTGGAGGCTGGCGAGACTGGTGAACGAATCGGGTAAGGGGCCGGAAAGACCGGCATTGTCAGACAGCCCCAGACTTTGCAGGTTGGTGAGGCTGCCCAGCCAAGAGGGAATACTGCCCGTCAACTGGTTGCCGTCAAGAAACAGCACTCTCAGGTTGGTCAAGGAAGACAGTGGCGAGATGTCTGAGATGCTGTTGAAACGAAGATAAAGATTTGTCAACCCGGTAAAGCCAGATAAGGGTTTGATAGCCGAAATTTTGTTGCGGGAAAGCTGCAGCCAGGCCAGACTGGTTAAGCCGGACAGAGACGATATGCCCGAGACGTTGTTGCCATAAAGACTCAGTACTGTCAGATTGGTCAAGTTAGATAGTGCAGACACATCAGAGATGCTGTTGGAGCTAAGATTTAGCCATGTCAGATTGGTCAAGTTAGACAGTGGCGAGATGTCCGAGATGCTATTGCTGTTGACAATAGTGTTATCCACAACTTCGTAACCAAGATCCAGCCTTGTCAGACCAGTAGCAAACTCAAGCCCTTTCAAATCGCTGATGTTCAAGTTCGGTGCATCAAGGCGTGTCAAACTCGTCATCTCTACGGGAGTGATCGGCGCACCGCTCGCCTTGCCGAGCTTGTCCTCAATAATAGCGCGCAGGTTCGCATCTGGAATAGAAACACCCGTTGGTCCACCCCCACCAGGCGGTTTACAGGTGGTGTCGAATACATCGACAAAGAGCAGAAAATCTGCCACATCTATACCCCCGCTGCTGTCCATATCCATCAGCGCGTTGTAAGCAGCATCACCTGATCGCGTGCCAAACACCTCACCAATGAGCAGAAAATCTGCCATATTGACGATCCCATTGTCGTCAAAATCTCCAGGACAGATGTACACTGATGTAAAGGAAAGCTCCGCGTTGGACACATCCACAGATTGTAGTGTCCCACCTGCAACAGCGAGGAAAGCACTGGTGACGCGCAACTTGTCTTGGTCGCTCAGCACGCCGATCACCTTAAGGTCTATTTGACCCAGATACCCCGTCATAGGCACAGTCTCGGCCGGGAGAAACAACCCACTCAGCGTCGGGTTGTCCGATACAGATGTTCCAGGGAATAGGTCGCCACCCGTCCAATCACTGCCGGATATGCTGCTGATAAAATGGGCAAATGTCTTGCCCTGTAAGGCCAGTTCGAGTGTGAAAGCCTGGATGTTCTGACCTGCTGCATTTGGTACAAAAAGCTGAATTTGGAGGGTATCACCCGGCCTTTTGTCTGTGAAGATCAGCACACTGTTGTTCTGTGCAGGACTTTCAATCTGTGTATCCAGATGAAGTTGGGACGGTGGACCAAGAGGCGGACGGACAGAATTAAACGTGACCGAAGCTGTTACGGGAACTGGAACAATACCAGCAGTACTGACCACCTGGGCCCCTGTAATACTGATGGAAAATTCCATATCCGTTACATCTACGGCTGTGGTAAAGGTAAGCGAGGCCTCAGCTGGCACCGACAGTGTTCCTCCTGGCGGAGCGGGTATGGTAAGTGTCGCACCCGTTGCAGTATCGGCTTTGAGAAGGCCAAGCGGCACAGCAGTAAGACCTACAACAGATGTATCGAATGCCAGTGCAACATCTATAGCACCAGCAGCGGCAATCCCCGGAATATCGTTAACACCTGTTTGGGAAATTTTAACCGTAATGGTCGTGCCCTGCCCAGCAACCGTGCCTGCTGTGCCGTCCGTGACATGTTCAAGCGACACACTCGGACCCTGTGCAGAAGCCTGCCCTGCAAACACAAGCACCGACAGGGCGAGCGTCAAAAGGAATTTGGGAAAGAAAAGAAACTTATCTGTGAAAGTCCATGTTGGTTTGTGTATCATATTACAATCCCTCCCTATAGGATAGAAATGCAACGCTATCGGACAGGCAAAGGGCACTGCCCCTTACAATGCATCTGTTGGTAAAATTTGCAGTACTTCATTAGTTTTAATTTTACATCGGATGATACATACGTTTGTATCAACTTACAAAAAATTTTCCTTGCAAAGTCAACTTTTGCACGACCGCGTAACATCAGTTAGCGAGTTGCTGTGCCGATTTTGAAAAATTCGGGGAATAGAGAGTAAAATATTGTTTTTATAAAACTTAAAACATTTTATATAAATGGTATCCGCAGCAGAAGTTGCCGACAGATTCGATGTTGACCTGTGTATCATGGTTCTGTTTCCATCCTTTAAGATACAACTACAGCGCAGTGTTGCGGATGATGGGGACGATGTCCTTGTAATGCATAGAATATAATTTGGTAAATTTGAGAGTCAAAGAAAATATAAGGACATCTGATGGGTGTCATTTCAGAACAATGCGCTCTGTTTCTCCCCACGCCGTGACGGTGGCCTCAATTCTACCGTCAACCACCTCGCCTTGAACCGCTCCGTCTTGACATTCTCCCGAGACCATCAACACCAGAAATCGCGCCTGCGCCCCGGCATCAATCTCCTGAACGAACCGGACATGGCAAGTTTGCGCTTTTTGTGCCGACATATCCGGTCGATAGGTCAACGGGACCATGCTCGGTCCCCAATCGATCTCCACATCGCGAATCGCGTTCGACCACGCGGGTGCCAGCCTGATGCCTGGATCACAGGTACTTACAACCATGCGATTTTCTGTTTCGCGCAACTCGTTCGGGCAACGCAGCGTCCAGCGTAGCGTGTGCACAACATCACTTTCCGCGGCATCCAATAGATCGTAAATTAAAAAATACTTTCCCTTTTTTAACAGCACCGTACGTTCGTGCAGCACCCCCTTCGAGCGCAGGTATCCTTCATGCGAGATGCGTACATACGTTTCCGCTTCTTCATCTCGCCAATCGAGCAACCGCCCCCAGATTCTTCGTTTTTCACCCGGACGCCAGAGGTCCTGATCGTCCTCGTCAATCCAAACTGTATTCTGCCCCCGCGTGCCATAATACCAGGTGCGATAATCCGGATCGCTATATGCAAATGGGGATCCAGGAGACAGGGCCGCCGGACGGCCTTTCACCCAGGCTGAAAACGAAGCCTGCGCCCCGTAAGCATGTCCGCCTTCCGGATGCCCGAAATCCAGGATCAGCACGTTCGCCTCGCGATCCCACCCGTCGCGAAGCACGGCGATACCCGAATCGGGAAACAAGTGTGAAGCCGATGCAGGTGCCCTTTGCTGCACACCCATTGGATTCGGAACGCATAGATCGTTCAGTATTGTATTGCCCCAACCCGGCCCTCCCTTCTGAACCGGCACAAACTGGGGATGGTACCCACGGTTGATGTGCCACTGAAGCACCGGGTCTTTGAAGAAGGTATTTCCCGAAGCCAGAAATGCGGGCCAATCCTGTGCGTACACCGCCGAATTAATTGCTGGCGTAAAACCATCCGGTGTCAGAATCTCAGCCAGAAACCGGTGCATCGCCAGAAACCGCGCTCGAAAA
The nucleotide sequence above comes from Gemmatimonadota bacterium. Encoded proteins:
- a CDS encoding leucine-rich repeat domain-containing protein, with translation MIHKPTWTFTDKFLFFPKFLLTLALSVLVFAGQASAQGPSVSLEHVTDGTAGTVAGQGTTITVKISQTGVNDIPGIAAAGAIDVALAFDTSVVGLTAVPLGLLKADTATGATLTIPAPPGGTLSVPAEASLTFTTAVDVTDMEFSISITGAQVVSTAGIVPVPVTASVTFNSVRPPLGPPSQLHLDTQIESPAQNNSVLIFTDKRPGDTLQIQLFVPNAAGQNIQAFTLELALQGKTFAHFISSISGSDWTGGDLFPGTSVSDNPTLSGLFLPAETVPMTGYLGQIDLKVIGVLSDQDKLRVTSAFLAVAGGTLQSVDVSNAELSFTSVYICPGDFDDNGIVNMADFLLIGEVFGTRSGDAAYNALMDMDSSGGIDVADFLLFVDVFDTTCKPPGGGGPTGVSIPDANLRAIIEDKLGKASGAPITPVEMTSLTRLDAPNLNISDLKGLEFATGLTRLDLGYEVVDNTIVNSNSISDISPLSNLTNLTWLNLSSNSISDVSALSNLTNLTVLSLYGNNVSGISSLSGLTSLAWLQLSRNKISAIKPLSGFTGLTNLYLRFNSISDISPLSSLTNLRVLFLDGNQLTGSIPSWLGSLTNLQSLGLSDNAGLSGPLPDSFTSLASLQYLYLADTGLCAPTDEAFQAWLEGIENKSGVVDCGDGSGTPKMYWTDYTTDKIQRSNLDGSNVEDLVILTTRLRGGPLGIALDVGNSKMYWTDYGTDKIQRSNLDGSNVEDLVTGLSHSQGIALDVGNSKMYWTDYGTGKIQRSNLDGSNVEDLVTGLRGPFGIALDVNSDKMYWTDRSADKIQRSNLDGSNVEDLVTGLSDPVGIALDVGNSKMYWGDDGVGAEKLKIQRSNLDGSNVEDLVTTGLSDPFDIALDVGNSKMYWTNGGKIRRSNLDGTNVEDLVTGLGNSHGIALDISGRISGGNGSTSVTIPDANLRAVIEDNLGKVNGVPITRAEMESLTRLEARNSNISDLTGRESTGRDLYFRR
- a CDS encoding alginate lyase family protein encodes the protein MNEFEPPIYDAGAFWRQVKRGVSGLVLPDDVSDPKSEAAAWHAWHAYLAGRTKPTWHFDSERFGDAMRTHWPGLSRVWIEESDRLIDEKMVYGESTVPYVPGVGLDWSANPDRTMNWGGLHYMFFIRWPIRAAMLTGEGKYVRAVADCVQSYLDQIDDIRDEAMVLNRGMKAGGIYAVWNTLSVGLKLKALGEALYALRAHPEWTVADCRAASILIWRLAQHLHGQVASQTAVEWQQQLNFIASGSGGMGGVGALLPEWDAAEGWLEAGRQIQDVLLLNQVYPDGFQKEICTQYHKTVIRSFATLQMILARRGLPSFYDTEPFRARFLAMHRFLAEILTPDGFTPAINSAVYAQDWPAFLASGNTFFKDPVLQWHINRGYHPQFVPVQKGGPGWGNTILNDLCVPNPMGVQQRAPASASHLFPDSGIAVLRDGWDREANVLILDFGHPEGGHAYGAQASFSAWVKGRPAALSPGSPFAYSDPDYRTWYYGTRGQNTVWIDEDDQDLWRPGEKRRIWGRLLDWRDEEAETYVRISHEGYLRSKGVLHERTVLLKKGKYFLIYDLLDAAESDVVHTLRWTLRCPNELRETENRMVVSTCDPGIRLAPAWSNAIRDVEIDWGPSMVPLTYRPDMSAQKAQTCHVRFVQEIDAGAQARFLVLMVSGECQDGAVQGEVVDGRIEATVTAWGETERIVLK